In the genome of Halostella salina, the window TCCTCGTCAATCACATCGCGCTTCTCCCCGTCACTAACTCGTAGATTCAGCCGAACTTCGGCACCTTCCGAGATGTCGGTGAGGAAGGGATCGATGACCATACCAATGCAATCACACGATGACAGGAAAAGAAGAACGATGGGGACGCGCAGCCACCCCACAGGTGGCCGATGAGCTGTGACGTGAGACCGGTCGGGAGTTAAGCCCGCTCCACCCAGTCCACGTCGCCCTGCAACTGATACTCCGTGCCAACGGGATCAGCGGTCATATACGCCGGATGATACACCCCGGACTTCTTCATGTGCCGCTGATTCACGCCGAGGTACTCGAATCCCTCCACGTCAATGCTGATCGTGACCATCTCCACATCTGCGTTGCCCATCTCATCCACCGACTCAACCTCACCCCTGAACTCACGCCGTAAATCAACATCCACGTCAACAGCGTCCTCATCACCGTGGATGTTCCCCACCACAGACTTCACGTCCACCTCGTCACCAACCTCAACACGACTCATCACCTCAAACACATCCTCGTGACCCACCCCCGTGCTGATGATGGAAACATCCGATACATCGCCCATCAGCTCGCCGTCCGCCGGCGCGTGACCGCGCCACAACTTGTGGGCGTCGAAACCGCTGCGAAACTCCATCACATCATCAACGACGGGCGACTCAAGCACCATTACTCCGTCATCTGGCATCACGTCACGAACGCTCGCCTGTAACTCTCTGCCATCTTCCAAAGTAATGTCCGCGACATCTCCACCGTCGGCACTGCCCAGTTCAGAGACGCTCACCGACATACACGGTGGATTATGGAGCCTTCCCAGTTAAAAGTGAATCAACCGACAACGAGGGAGCGCAGCCACCCCAAAGCGCCGCCGAAGCGGCCCGGAGCGAATCTACGCGGTCACGGGACTGGCACGCTTCTCCTCGTCCTCTACAGGTACCCACTCGTCCACCTCGACAACCCCCCGTTCCACGTACATCACCTTGCAGATGCAGCTGAGAACAACCTCACCGTCCACCTCACCGCGGACGACGCGCCCGTGACAGTCGGTACACCGCATATCTGTCTCCATCTTACCTAACAGTACGCTGTCAAAACGTTTAAAACAATCGACAGAAGGAGTGGTGATTCAGTCGAGACTCTTCTCCAACTTCCGAACCATCTCCTCAACCCGCTCCGCATCCTCTCCATCCAGATACGGTATCACACGCTCACCTTTCTCGATCTTATTCCGAAGCGCAACAGAAGACGCATCAACGAGAATCATCTCCTCAACATCCTCTACGTAGCCGTCAACACTCCACCCGTCACGCCGAATCGGAACGATGTTGTCGGGAGGATCAATCGGATCGTTCGAGTACCGATCATCAGCCATCGACTTGTACTTCTTTCTCGTCCTGCTATCGAGCGATCCGAACGCTGTCATTGCACTATCCCAGAACCCCTTCCGCTCCGATGTCCAGCTTCCACACGTCTCGCCGCTTCGATTGAACACATCCCACCGCTGAACAGCCGCAAGCACGTTCACCTTGAAGTTCACGCTCTTGCCGCTGAACTCCTCGTACTCGACGTGCTCCGGGGCGATGGCGGGCTGATCGTACTTCTCCATTACCTTCTCCAACATCGACTTACGAAGAACGAAGTCGTCCTCGTAGTCGTGAGGATCATACAGCTCTTCCTCGTAGCCGTCATCCTCGCCGTCATTACCGATGAGCGACAGTTCACGGCGCTGGAACTCGTTCTCGATGATATCCTCGACGGTGGCCTTGATTTTGCCGTGTCCCTCGTGTGGACTGTCCTCGACGATCTTCCTCAGCTTGGCTTCAGTCTTGTCGTCAAGGTCTGCACGCAGACTGTAAGTCACTCCACCCGATGTTTTACTACTCTGACACTTATACTTTGTTCAAAACAAAATGTATGTGTGCGGTGTGGATTGAATCCCCGGAGACTATTCCGACCATCTTGTTCAAAAACAAAAGAAAAGAACGCGTCTGGTAATACCTTGTCTGACACTTAGCCTATGTCGCTCGCACACGTTGCCGCTGGATTGACGGTTGCTTCGCGTTGTCGGAGTCAGACCGTTGCATCGGACGCACATCTGAAGCGACGTTTTCGACGTGCCTGCTCTGACGGGCGTTGCTCGTGGTGGCCAGAGAGGCTCGGTGGGGACGGCAGCCTAGGCCAACCATCTCATCCTAAACTTTCCCATAATACACACTTTAAATTACTTTTACTAGAAAGAGTATAGTAGGTAGGTAAGGTTGGTGTTGGTTTGTTCAAAGGGATAACATAATGCTCACGCCCCCCGACTCATCTTCACGACGACTGACTCAGACTCCCACCCCCACTCCTCACGTTACACACACATACTTTGTTTTGAACAAAGTTTGGAGGACGTGAGGAACAGCCAACGACTCTCTCCACGGCTGTCGCTCTGGACTGCTGGCCGTCGCACTCGTGTCCGTCGTTTCTGGCGCTTCCGCCATTCCGCACATTTCTCTCGTCCCGCACGTTTGAAACGTCGATCTCGTCTCCAACGTCAACTCGCGGCCGACGCTAACGCGCACAGGCACGTGCAGACGCGCATAGGCGCACCTGTTCGACTCTTTCCACTCCGCGCCCTATCCGTCGCGTCGGAGATTGATTCGAAATTCGGCCTTCTATGACCCTCTCTGAGAGTCGCGTGCTTGTAGTGATGTTCACGAGGGAACAGTATCACTTCGGATCGGGGCCCACGGCAATTTGATATTCCGAACTTTCTAATACCGGAAGGTGGTCAGACGACGGGGTTTTCCGCGGGACGGCCGTACACACGTGTGCAGATGAGCAGTGTAGGCAGGAGGGAGCGTCCGTCGCTCCCCGACTGCATCTCAGCGGTAGAGCAGGATCAGATGGTAGTCGTCGAAACCGATGCGGGAATCGAGTTTCAGGTGTACGTGACCGTGATGGATTGGAATCCCGATCCGTTCGCGTTCCGCGATGGAGTGAGGGAGTGGCGGTTGGATGTTGGCATCGAGGTGTACGACGAGGAATGTGATCTGGGAGCGGTTGAGCACCCTGTTGGTGACATCAGGACGACGTGGGATCACCGTGATGGATGGGGTGATGCGGTGGCTCGTGTTGCCGAGTTGCCTGATGAGTTTGATATCGATGATTTCGAGGATTACGGTGAGTATGAGAGCGAGATGGTTTACGAGGAAGTCGGTGAAGTCGTTGACGTGCGTCGGAGTTGAAGCCAGCGCGGTTTTCCTTTTTATTTTTCACTTCGGTGGAGAGTGCGAGTCGCCGCGCTCAGACGCTTTTCCCGGACGAGTTCAATAGGCATACTGACTAAAGAAACCGGATTATCAACTACCGATAGGATACCAGTCCTTCGCCGAAGCAAATGAACGGGCTAGATCTGTGTTTGAGCGGATGGTTGCGGAGTGAGACCTAGATCCCCAGCTCGGTGATTCCGGCGGCGATGAACGCGGCACCGTAGTTTTTCCCGTCGATGTGTCGGCGGACGATGGCACCTTCCGGCAGACAGTCGTGGATGGTGAACTCGTCGATGCTGTACCTTCCCTTCCCATTCAGCGCCCTGACGCCTCCTTCGAGGATCACTGGAGTGAGCGTGGTTTCGCGCCCTTGCTCGTCACTCGGCCCTGTGGGTGCTTCGAGGTCGCTGAAGTCCTTGTAGTAGTCCGGGACGGCGATCTTGCCCCGGGAGTGTCGCTCGATGAAGTTGTCGACGCGGGTCGGCGGTGACGTCACCAGTCCGATGGTGCGCGGCTTGTCGGTGGCCTCGGTCTCGCCACCGGTGTTCATTCTGACTGTCAGCGCCGGCGTGAGATTGTCCAGCGTTGTCGGTTCTGACCAGTCGATGTTGTCGTGGGGCAGTTCATCGCTCCACGCGGTGTGCATATCCGGGTGCTGTTCCGCGGTTTTGATAGGTTCTGTGCTCCCCTCGGTCGTTGGTAAGTCCTTCACGGGGTGCTGACCCCTTTCCATCACGGGGCCACTCGGCCCGAGACTTTCACTTCGATAACGGGGTGTCTCCCCCGATTGCGAACCCGCTGTGATCCCACCCGGGGGATGTCCTATTGGGCTTCTAGTCGATTCCGCCGCTGGCCGCCAACCCCCCGGCAATAATCCCGTATATTTGTGGCCATAGCCGGCAGTTGCCGAGTGTTCTGCCGAGTGATTTATTCACCGTCGTGAGTGAGTTATTAATGTAGTGCGTGCTACATATTCTGAGCCAGAGAGGTGCGATGATCTCAGTCAGATGGTGCTGTCTGCGCTGCACAAGCGGGGTCGAGCCAGCACCTCGCAGTTGAGGAGGATGACCGGCGGCGACAGCAGTAGCATCAGGTATCGCATCGACGAGTACCTGTCCCCCGCGGGACTCGTCCGCGAGGTTGACCGCAAGGAACACGCCGGCAACGACGTGCGCGTGTTTGAGTTGACGAACGAGGGGCAGATGTACGTCAGCGATATGTGGAGTGACCTGACCCACTACGCACGCCGCCACGAGGTGCTTGACGCCGCCGAGGAGACGCACGACCGTCTTGATCTGCTTCACGACCGCATCGATGATTTCGAGCGACGACTGGACGAGATGGACGAGGACATCGAGGGCATAGCGGACGAGCTGTTCAGCGAGTGGCAGCAGTTCCGGGGCGGGATGGAGGGCAACTTCTCACAGTTGCGCGAGCAGGTCGCCTCGATGGAGGAACAGTTGGAAGCCGAGCAACGCGAGCGCGAGAAGCTCGAAGAGCGCGTGGACGAGTTGGAGCAGCTGGTGGGGAGCGAGACCGATATGGCCACGCGCCGCGACGAGACGCTCGTTGAGGCTGTCGTTCGGAACCGCCGGCTGGTTGAGGAGGCGTGGGCACGCGTGATGGAGTTTGAGATAGAGACCGGTGTAGCGAACTACCTCAGCGTGGGGAAGGCGAAGGAACTCGTGTCGGGGTACGGGCCGCGAGAGCTGCGGGACTGGCGGCGGTGACGTGGTGGTTCAGTTGATTTCTTGAAACAGTGTGATAGCTTCCGCCTTGAAGCGGTTGTACAGTCTTCTTTCGGCCCATTCATCCGCCTCGTGGATACGGTAGTCGTTGCGCCCCGCACGGACGATCACGGCGCTGTTGATGTCGAGCGAGTCGAGTTGATGCAAGGCAACTGTCTGCATTTTCGAGGCGTTAGTAACTCTTTTTGAGGTCTTGATCTCAACGAGAATCACTTCCTCGGTGTCAGGATGTAGGAGCAGCAGATCGATTCGACCGGCATAGCCGGCGTCGCCGTGTTTGTGTTCCTCGTTGAGGAAGTTGGTTGTCTCGGCGTGTTCGCACCTGATGACCTGCATTTTCGCGGCCGCGTACGTTTCGGCATCGATCAGGTCGCAAAGCGCGTCCTTGACCCGGGACGTGATGTCGCGAGCATCCGACTGGGCTTGCTTGGCGAGATCGTCGAAGATGAACCGGTCGGGGTAGTAGTCCTTGAGCGTGGAGACCACCTCGGCCTCTGTGCCGGTGTTGGGGTCGAGAAGTTGGACTTTGATGTCGTCTCGCTTGTGGGTGGATCGGTAGTCGTCTTCCAGACTCTCCTGCAGGTTCAAGTGTGCGGTGCGCCCGACCAGTCCCGCGTATTCCCGGACGCGTTCCGGGTTCTCGACGCTCCGATCGTAGTTTTCCAGCGGGAACAGAGGTTCGTGTAGTTCTCCCTCCATGGGGTGATTGAAAGGCACTCTCTGCACGATCTCGTTGACGCTGGGATAGTATGTCTCGCCCCGCTTGAAGCACCATACACCGTCTTTCTGGACTGCCCGGAGGTCGGAATCCGGAAAGTTCACCTCGCGGTGGAACTCGACGCTGGCCATATCCCGTGGAACGCCCCGGGAAAATATATCATTTTCCTGAACAGAATTCGCCCCCCCACACTTGGTACTTCAGGTATCCACGGTTTGGAGATGACCATCACGGGTCTCGATCTCCACGGTTTGCTCGCCCCGGGTGTCGATTTTGACCGTGGTTTCACTCTCCCGGGCGTGGATTCGGATGTTGAGGTCGTTCGCGCCGAGTGAAAGGAGATCGAGGTCATCGTCCGAGTACCGTCCGCCGTTGGTAATCCGATCGAGCGGGTCGAGGAACATTCTGTCATCGAGTGCGCTGTTCCTGAGTTAAATGGATGTGCCCCGGGCAGCATCCGGGGCAGAAGCAGAGACCAAGTCAAAGGCTGGGGCCGATACCGTCGAGATGAAAACCTCATCCAATAGTATTGTATTTCTCGTTTGTATCACTCGAGTAGGCGCGTGCAGATTCACGGGTTGGACTCTGCTGACTCGGCTTCTTGGCAGGGACAGACGGGGTTTTCGGAGAGAAAATCAAGGACGTTGTGTCTTCGATCGCACTCTCCGCATCGAACGTGAAAGGAGATGCTGGCCCTTGGATCGTCGATGCTGGCCGCTCCATTACGAACAAGTCGTTCCAACGTTCCTTCCACGACGTTGGTAAATCTGGTCTGCATCTTGCTGATCTGCTTCCGGTCGTGGCTGATGTCCGGTGAGTAGTCCCGGCTGGTGTCGATGTCGAGACAGTCCTTGAGGTGGCTCAGCAGAGTCCTGTAGCTGATGAAATCGGTGTTCACGGTGTCAACATCCACGCCCTGTTCACGAAGTTCCGTTTCGGCGCGGCGTCTCTCCGAGTCCAGCACATCATCGTCGGTGAGCAAGCGATAGTAGTTCTCCGCGTCACCATCCAGCACCGTCATCCCTGCTTTCTCCATCGCTCGCTCCAGCACGAGTTGGTTGAACCAGTCTTCGAGGGTTCTGACGCCCTTATCTTCTTCGTTGTACTTGTGGAGGAGTCGTTCGTCGAGATTGTACATCGAGTAATCGTCCCGGACGCGCCCCACCTTGCAGCACGAGGTTTTGGTCATCGTCTTGGGCCCGGTTGCGCAGCCCTGTCCACTTGAAGGCTGCATCGGATTGCTGCGTCTTCTTCAAGTTCTGGCTGAACTCACAGGTATCTCATCCCATTTACGACGAGCAGGGCGAGTTGTACGGGAGTATGGAGACTCGAGGAGCAGGCTCGTCACGCTGTACGATAACAAGTTCGACAGTCTCGGTACGCGGTAGATCAGCCAGTTCCTCTACTCGTCGGAGGTGGTTGAATTGAATGAGATCGAGCAGAAGGTGTAGCAGCTGCGGTTTTACATTTATAAGTAAACGATGAATAATAGGAAGTGCGGATGGTCGAGTACGTCAGAGCGTTGCATCCGAATCCAGAACAGGATGGTATGGCAGACGACATCCCCGACGAGAAGGTGCCGGGTTGCGGCGACACGGTGCTGTTGGAGTATGACGAGGCTCCGCCGGTTGAGGAAGGCGACGTGTTCCGCGACTCATGTCCGTCCTGTAAGCGTCACGACGCCCGGTTGGAAGTTGTCGAGATTCGAGCCGAGTAACCGCGTTC includes:
- the rdfA gene encoding rod-determining factor RdfA, producing the protein MQPSSGQGCATGPKTMTKTSCCKVGRVRDDYSMYNLDERLLHKYNEEDKGVRTLEDWFNQLVLERAMEKAGMTVLDGDAENYYRLLTDDDVLDSERRRAETELREQGVDVDTVNTDFISYRTLLSHLKDCLDIDTSRDYSPDISHDRKQISKMQTRFTNVVEGTLERLVRNGAASIDDPRASISFHVRCGECDRRHNVLDFLSENPVCPCQEAESAESNP